One Denticeps clupeoides chromosome 10, fDenClu1.1, whole genome shotgun sequence genomic window carries:
- the LOC114798708 gene encoding tumor necrosis factor receptor superfamily member 14-like, translated as MDTRGYELLCVLSSLIVSSSEEACGHGEYKTGPGTCCPMCNEGFRVSNNCTEAAATNCTPCLAGKTFMNEPNGLSKCLTCKSCDSGQGLIIKDKCTVTRNTVCDLHPGYYCVSYSGEGECIFGEKHQMCGPGQGVKTPGTKSADTVCEECPDGFYSTAGINCTKWTDCAITGEEENEKGNSTKDVTCWRRSRARIGLVSSFVFILSTLIACTLWWYLQTKTNKDRSRSRQDHSPVMIPQQDTQPPCPTTSPCVAQPIEDECPEMCL; from the exons ATGGACACCAGGGGATATGAACTTCTTTGTGTCTTATCAAGTTTAATAG TTTCCTCATCGGAAGAGGCATGCGGACATGGAGAATACAAGACTGGACCCGGGACATGCTGCCCCATGTGTAATGAAG GTTTCAGGGTTTCAAACAATTGTACAGAAGCCGCTGCTACCAACTGTACTCCATGTTTAGCTGGGAAAACGTTCATGAATGAGCCCAATGGACTGAGCAAATGTTTGACGTGTAAAAGCTGTGATTCAG GTCAGGGCCTTATAATAAAGGACAAGTGTACAGTAACCAGAAACACTGTGTGCGATTTGCACCCTGGATATTACTGTGTGAGTTATTCAGGGGAGGGGGAATGCATTTTTGGAGAAAAGCATCAGATGTGTGGACCTGGTCAGGGTGTTAAAACTCCAG GAACTAAGAGCGCTGATACCGTCTGTGAGGAGTGTCCAGATGGGTTTTACTCCACAGCTGGGATAAACTGCACCAAATGGACCGA TTGTGCAATTACTGGTGAAGAAGAGAATGAAAAAGGAAATTCAACAAAAGATGTAACCTGTTGGAGAAGATCAAGGGCGAGAATAGGACTTGTATCGTCCTTTGTTTTTATTCTCTCCACATTAATTGCATGTACACTATGGTGGTACttacaaacaaagacaaataaag ATCGTTCCAGATCCAGGCAAGATCATTCTCCTGTAATG ATTCCACAGCAAGACACACAGCCACCTTGTCCAACAACAAGCCCCTGTGTTGCACAACC AATAGAAGACGAATGTCCTGAAATGTGTCTGTGA